A window of the Burkholderia sp. 9120 genome harbors these coding sequences:
- a CDS encoding 4Fe-4S dicluster domain-containing protein translates to MTQMALVIDLNVCVGCHACVTSCKEWNTSGESGSLADLNPYDSDPSGTFFNRVQSFEAGSFPNAETIHFPKSCLHCEDPPCVPVCPTGASYKRKEDGLVLVDFDRCIGCKYCAWACPYGARELDESRKEMTKCTLCVDRIHDENLSERDRQPACVLACPTSARLFGDIHDPESVVSKAIEERGGYQLMPEWNTRPANHYLPRVPTEAAGCGSGACSCKSTGSATDSTDATQAPASLDAQLERGELHLASMATRI, encoded by the coding sequence ATGACACAGATGGCATTGGTGATCGACCTGAACGTCTGCGTGGGTTGCCACGCTTGCGTGACGAGTTGCAAGGAGTGGAACACGTCGGGCGAATCGGGCAGTCTCGCGGATCTGAATCCGTACGACTCGGACCCGTCCGGCACCTTCTTCAACCGGGTCCAGAGCTTCGAGGCGGGCAGCTTTCCGAACGCCGAGACGATCCATTTTCCGAAGTCGTGCCTGCACTGCGAGGACCCGCCCTGCGTGCCGGTCTGTCCGACCGGTGCGAGCTATAAGCGTAAGGAAGACGGGCTCGTGCTGGTGGACTTCGACCGCTGTATCGGCTGCAAGTACTGCGCGTGGGCGTGTCCGTACGGCGCGCGTGAACTCGACGAATCGCGCAAGGAGATGACCAAGTGCACGCTGTGCGTCGATCGGATTCACGACGAGAATCTCTCCGAACGCGATCGTCAGCCGGCTTGTGTGCTGGCTTGCCCGACCTCCGCGCGGCTGTTCGGCGACATTCACGACCCGGAGTCGGTGGTGTCGAAAGCGATCGAGGAACGCGGCGGCTATCAGTTGATGCCCGAGTGGAACACGCGGCCCGCAAATCACTATTTGCCGCGCGTGCCGACCGAGGCCGCCGGCTGCGGCAGCGGCGCGTGCTCGTGCAAATCGACGGGATCGGCGACGGACTCGACGGACGCCACGCAGGCGCCGGCTTCGCTCGACGCGCAACTCGAGCGCGGTGAATTGCATCTCGCGTCGATGGCGACGCGCATCTAA
- a CDS encoding DmsC/YnfH family molybdoenzyme membrane anchor subunit — MNPAFSVVFLTTLSGAAQGLLIALVGVESAAQLGLIASPGAAFYITGAGVSVMLGGLGLIASFFHLGHPERAWRAIAMWRTSWLSRECLCLPAFLACVFFYGVAHWLGSPWSLAIGWLGVLASAALFVCTAMIYACLRFLQEWATPLTLVNFALLGCASGFTLATALSAWFVPAPTGGLALCACVLTLAGCASRSASLVRNARLRPKSTVQSATGIHNPKLVQVSRGFTAGAFNLREFFHGKSAGTLRGIKWGFLATAFVAPVVLIALGASLRSIGGSLSLLAAACLVQYAGLVAERWFFFAEAKHPQNLYYARVG, encoded by the coding sequence ATGAATCCGGCTTTCTCTGTCGTCTTCCTCACCACCTTGAGCGGCGCGGCTCAAGGGCTGCTGATCGCACTCGTCGGCGTGGAGAGCGCCGCGCAACTGGGGCTGATCGCGTCGCCCGGCGCGGCGTTCTATATCACCGGCGCGGGCGTGTCGGTGATGCTCGGGGGGCTTGGGCTGATCGCGTCGTTTTTCCATCTGGGGCATCCGGAACGCGCCTGGCGTGCGATCGCGATGTGGCGCACCTCGTGGCTGTCGCGTGAATGTTTGTGCCTGCCGGCGTTTCTCGCCTGCGTGTTTTTCTACGGCGTCGCGCATTGGCTGGGCTCGCCGTGGTCGCTCGCGATCGGTTGGCTCGGCGTGCTGGCGAGCGCCGCGCTGTTCGTCTGCACGGCGATGATTTACGCATGTCTGCGCTTTCTGCAGGAGTGGGCCACGCCGCTCACGTTGGTCAATTTCGCGTTGCTGGGGTGCGCGTCCGGCTTCACGCTGGCTACCGCGTTGAGCGCGTGGTTCGTGCCGGCGCCGACCGGTGGGCTCGCGTTGTGTGCCTGCGTGCTGACGCTGGCCGGTTGTGCGAGCCGCTCGGCGTCGCTGGTGCGCAATGCGCGCTTGCGGCCAAAGTCGACGGTGCAGAGCGCTACGGGCATTCACAATCCGAAGCTGGTGCAGGTGTCGCGTGGCTTCACCGCCGGCGCGTTCAATCTGCGTGAGTTTTTCCACGGCAAATCGGCGGGCACGTTGCGCGGAATCAAATGGGGTTTTCTGGCGACGGCGTTCGTCGCGCCGGTCGTGTTGATCGCGTTGGGTGCGAGCTTGCGTTCGATCGGCGGGTCGCTGAGTCTGCTGGCCGCCGCGTGTCTGGTGCAGTACGCGGGGCTGGTCGCGGAACGCTGGTTTTTCTTCGCCGAAGCGAAGCATCCGCAGAATCTGTATTACGCGCGGGTGGGGTGA
- a CDS encoding cupin domain-containing protein has translation MDSDIMHIGQRIRRLRREARMTLLEVASAANLSIGFMSQVERNLTGISISSLVNVAKALNVPLGVLVDQPRQEQPDSHQGARESYSLDDTQQRYERLSTTFNGSLLNAVKVQLLEGYRSEWVAHGGDEFVFVLSGQVSYAVGKKEYLLGSGDSLHFDAQQQHRVTNLGDGVAELISVGTLQLFDDDHSVFVSLANSASTKPVRAAKKAKVPAAPVAAASTAAKTVAAPRRRTARAGK, from the coding sequence ATGGATTCCGACATCATGCACATCGGCCAGCGCATTCGCCGCTTGCGCCGGGAAGCCAGAATGACGCTTCTGGAAGTGGCGTCGGCAGCGAACCTGTCGATCGGCTTCATGTCGCAGGTCGAGCGCAATCTGACGGGGATTTCGATTTCGTCGCTCGTCAATGTCGCCAAGGCGCTGAACGTGCCGCTCGGCGTGCTGGTCGATCAACCGCGTCAGGAGCAGCCGGATTCGCATCAGGGCGCCCGCGAATCCTATTCGCTCGACGACACCCAGCAGCGCTACGAACGACTCTCCACCACCTTCAATGGCAGCCTGCTGAACGCCGTCAAGGTGCAGTTGCTGGAGGGATACCGCTCCGAATGGGTCGCGCATGGCGGCGACGAGTTCGTCTTTGTGCTCTCGGGACAGGTGAGCTATGCGGTCGGCAAGAAGGAATATCTGCTGGGCTCAGGCGACTCGCTGCATTTCGACGCGCAGCAGCAGCATCGCGTGACCAACCTCGGCGACGGTGTCGCGGAGCTGATTTCGGTCGGCACGCTTCAGTTGTTCGACGACGACCATTCGGTGTTCGTGTCGCTGGCCAATAGTGCGAGTACGAAACCGGTCCGGGCGGCCAAAAAGGCAAAGGTGCCGGCCGCGCCAGTTGCTGCGGCATCTACCGCCGCGAAGACCGTGGCTGCGCCGCGCCGTCGAACAGCGCGCGCCGGGAAGTAA